Proteins encoded within one genomic window of Theobroma cacao cultivar B97-61/B2 chromosome 7, Criollo_cocoa_genome_V2, whole genome shotgun sequence:
- the LOC18593500 gene encoding protein translation factor SUI1 homolog — protein sequence MVDIGSQIPTTFDPFAEAEEFGGTGTKEYVHIRIQQRNGKKSLTTVQGLKQDLSYEKILKCLKKEFCCNGNVVNDKELGKIIQLQGDQRKNVSQFLVNAGIVKKDQIKIHGF from the coding sequence ATGGTTGATATAGGCAGCCAGATCCCCACTACTTTCGATCCATTCGCCGAGGCTGAGGAATTTGGTGGCACTGGAACCAAGGAGTATGTGCATATACGAATCCAACAGAGGAATGGAAAGAAAAGCTTGACAACTGTTCAAGGGCTGAAACAGGATTTGAGCTACGAGAAAATTCTCAAGTGTCTCAAGAAGGAGTTCTGCTGTAATGGGAATGTCGTGAATGACAAAGAGCTTGGCAAAATCATTCAGCTCCAAGGTGATCAGCGCAAAAACGTGTCCCAGTTCCTTGTTAATGCTGGCATCGTGAAGAAGGATCAAATCAAGATTCATGGTTTCTAG